TCTAAAACAATTTCACCCGCGAGTGAAGCAAATGGTGTAGCTATTTAGCTTAGCTTTTAATATCGGCTTCCGCAAAAACTTGCACTTTAGAGCGAGGGATGCTTTTGCAGCTGGTGAAAACTTCTTTGTCATGCATATTTATGATTCACATGATGTCAGATCTTCATGTTGCAGCGGGGTCTCCTTGCTGTTTGTTTGGGCTCTGTGCACGCCTCGTTTTATTATTTGAGCCATTCACAATGTCAACTTAACTAGTTTTAAGGCAGTGTCGTGTGTCTTTcttgatagatagatagatactaCAGATTGGtttaaatcacaataaatatTTAGTATTGGCCAGATATTCTATATGAATCCTCTCGCCTGCTGCCTTTGTACGAACAGGTACAAAAACACGGAGAGGACATATCACCAAAACAATTGAAAGAGGTGTGCCGTGGGTGTGTCCACAATGGCTGGTGGAAGGAGAGGAGCGAATCGTACCACGTACTGCAGACCTCCGTTAAGCAGTGATTCAGGCTCAGTTGGCAATGGAAACCACACAACCAGCTCCCCGGTCACAGGGGTGAGATCTCGTACGAGGTAGGTCAAACTCTGATACACTGCTCCCGATCTGTCTGCGTGCGCCGCCTCCGTGGCCGCTTCAGGAACTTCTGTGCCATCTGATCTGTCAGCAGGAACAGCCCAGGGACGTGCATGTCCAGTCCTCCTCTCGCGGCCCAGACCGTGGTTCCTCTGAAGCACTGCAAGATCCCAGAGTTGTCCGTGGATCGAAATGTGTTGTTCGAGCTCCATCTTTTCTTCTGCCACCTCATTGCACTCTTTGTGCACTATGTCAACATCTACAAGACTGTGTGGTGGTACCCCGCATCTCACCCTCCCTCACACACATCACTGGTGAGTACTTGGGTGTCCAGTGTTTTGACAAAGATGCTTTCAGCAATTGCTTTGTTGATCAACTTCTATGTAGGCCAGTAGGCACAGTTTATACAGAAGATGTGTAAAATCTCATGGGAGCAAAAATCTATGTTTTTACAGAACTTCCATCTTATTGATTATAACATGCTGGTGTTCACGATCATCATACTAGCAAGGAGGTTAATCGCAGCCATTGTTAAAGAGGTAAGAATTCAGTTATTGGCTTTTGTGTCACTTTACTTTTTATTAATCCAAGACTCTCAAAAACACCTCATGCAGAAAGACTGTAccccattctttttttttcatacttaTAAGGAAATTTCCAGCCGAGAAGGCCAGATGAAACAGAGACGTAAGAAAGAAATCAGTCTGCACACAGCTCAGCTTCAGTTTAATGGTTTCCTTTTTAAAAGATTCTTCTAAAGGCAACATTTTAGTAAAACAGTATCTTCAGATACATGCCTGAAGCACACTTTTAAGAATTTCAATGGATCCGATTTTTCTTTacgtgcttttttttttgctgtgcttgGTTTCTCAGACATCTTTGATCATGTCCTGCTGTGAAAGATTTGACTGTTCTGTTCTCTTCTCCTCTGCCTCAGGCGTCACAGAGTGGGAAACTCTCTTTCCCTCACTCGATCTTTTTAGTGATGGCGCGGTTTGCAGTGCTAACGCTGACAGGTTGGAGCCTGTGCCGCTCTCTCATTTACCTCTTCAGAACCTATTCTGTCCTCAGCCTGCTCTTCCTCTGCTACCCGTAAGTATAGTATATGAAGGCTTCCTTGTTTTATTGATTCTTTGTTGTCTTTTTCACACTGATTGAACAGTTGTTATGTTTTAATATGgcttcatttgttttctttgtgctgtgatcagctgacctgcatGGCTGCTCGCTCTGAAGGTTACTGCTCTTAGTAGATTCAGCCATCTGCTTTTTAACCACTGTTCCCGCCCACATTAACCCCTGATTAACAGGCCACAAACGCCATAAGGAATTTTAAGTGCAAATAACTTTTGTTTTGAGCTATGTTTGCTCCCTCTAATGTTTCACATGCCGTTAACTTATAGATATGAAACATTTGGACTGAAACCAGTTGTTGTAGTATACACAGCTTTTGCCCTCTCTTAAAAGTTGTGTGAACCACATTATGCCAGTGAACATGCACATCTTGTTTGCATGCTCTGTTTGGTGCCCTACTTAAAACACAGCTTTAGTTGGCTGCACATTAATATTCAGATAAAGAAATCCAGTTACAGCTCCTATTCTCTGTCATATTTGATAGCGTGGCTTGTTTGTATGTCATTTCAAGAGGCAGATCTAGTTCTGTTTGGTGAACCTCAGAGTGCTTGATTACAGAGCCTTTGGTTTACTATGGACAAATCTTGATCCATGActgtggatttttatttttatttatttattttttgaaaggAATCATCTAAGGAATCATTATGAGCATACCATGCAGGTCCTGTGTTTAAATATGTTGACATATCCTGTGGAAATATTTTTCCATTGGTGGCTCTAGGAAAATGAGCTAGCAAGAATATGTGCAGTTGGTGTGTCATGTGCAATATTAAACCATATGTGGTATTATTGGAGTATTGAATTAATATGACAAAGATCTGTGACTCCGTTTATGCTCTTTACTTTTCTACTACAACCCCAGCTGTAGTCTTGCTATGGTCTGTAGAAATTAACTGTCGCCCCTCCCACCCCCACAGATTTGGGATGTATATTCCCTTGTTCCGACTGAGCTGTGACTTCCGACGAGCAGGTCCGCTCTCACCCATCACCAGCATCGGCTCCAAAGAGGTCGGCAGCGTCGGCCGGGGCAGGGATTATCTGACTGTGCTCAAGGAGACATGGAAACAGCACACAAGCCAGCTGTATGGTGTCCAGGCCATGCCCACTCACGCCTGCTGCCTATCCCCTGACCTAATCCGCAAGGAGGTGGAATACCTGAAGATGGATTTTAACTGGAGGATGAAGGAGGTGTTGGTCAGCTCAATGCTCAGTGCTTACTATGTGGCATTCGTACCCGTGTGGTTTGTCAAGGTAGGAAACTGTTGGACTTCACTGCAACTTTAATTCAGTATGATTTACGAGCTTTTCTCAAAGTGTCTGCATATTTGCCTTCAGAGTACCCAGTATGTGGATAAGCGATGGTCTTGTGAGCTCTTCATCTTGGTGTCAGTCAGCACCTCAGTCATCCTCATGAGGCATTTGCTGCCCCCACGATATTGTGACCTGCTTCACAAAGCTGCAGCCCACCTCGGCTGCTGGCAAAAAGTAGATCCCTCACTCTGCTCCAACGTCCTCCAGCACATGTATGCACTGCTTTTAGTTtattgcattttgtgttcagtCAGACTAATTTTAGTCAGATTTAAAGCtaactgtttcctgttttttgtacACAGATGGACTGAAGAGTACATGTGGCCACAGGGAGTCCTGGTAAAACATAATAAGAATGTATATAAGGCCATGGGCCACTATAATGTTGCAGTCCCATCAGATGTTTCCCATTATCGCTTCTATGTGAGTAGACCTAAATGAAGAGGTCTTGTAGAACCAGAACTTGTATCAGAGCATTTACAGAGCTGTGCTCACACTGATCCTCTTTCTTCCTCTAGTTCTTCTTCAACAAGCCTTTACGAATATTGAACATACTCATCATCCTTGAAGGTGCCATGATATTCTACCAGCTCTACTCGTTGATATGCTCGGAAAAGTGGCATCAGACGATATCGCTGGCCCTGATTCTCTTCAGCAACTACTACGCCTTCTTCAAGCTCCTCAGAGACAGAATAGTTCTTGGAAAGGCATACTCATACTCAAACAACTCATCAGACCACAAAGTTAGTTAGACTTAAGTTATTGTTCGTCTCACTCACGTTTGGAACAAGATAAACATGCCTAAGATCTCTGTATTTTTTCTACAAACGGCatttttgtgtcacattttTGTTCTGACCTGccataataaaaagaaatatttttgtattactttaaaCCTTgttgaattttgttttattctcagtcCATGCTGATTACAAAAttcctttaaaaataataatgatgaataGTCGTCCCTGTTGATTCCTTCATAATGGGAACTCCATGCAGGAGTGGAATCATCCTACATGCTATTTCTTTTGGGATTGATTTAAACATGAAGGATTCCTTTGCCGTTTGATGCCTTGGTGTTCGCCAGACTCCAAGCATTAAGTTtagaatttaaaaacaacagtttctTCTCTTTTTAGAAAATAGAAACACTGATTCACAGGTCCaaaagacctgttgccactgattttcagtccagttcttgtttaATTTTGCATACCTCAGGCTTTTGTCACAGTTTCCCTTCCTTAGCGATGGCTTTTTGACCTTCTTTCATTGAGACATTGAAGTTTACAGACACAACACTAGTtacatcccttgagttaggcgCTTttttatctccaaaagttgattctgttcatctggacgtagcgttttgtgggagaaacgttttgtcactcatccaagtgacttcttcagtctcagctgactgcaggtttccccaatcttataaacattgttcctcagtgggctggtttcagtcattatgcaaatgtactgtttataagattggggaaacctgcagtcagctgagactgaagaagtcacttggatgagtgacaaaacgtttctcccacaaaacactacgtccagatgaacagaatcaactttggagatttactttcctggatgattgagaatgcatcaaggtgcttttttatgtttgaattaTTTAATCAGTTAGTGTTATGTAGCTTAGGAAACAAAACACCATTCCTTTGAAAATAGTAAGACAAGAACTGGAttgaaaatgaatgaagaagcagccaatgtccaaagaaaagcttttaaaGACTTCCaaaaaacctggagaactattgctcaataccacttttaaaatttttttaagaAAGTGTGAATCCTtgggagcaaaataaaaagaaatgaggggtggcttgAGCTTTTTGCATAGTACTGTTTGACCTGTATGTTCCAGCTGGTTGAGCTCAGGCTGAGATGTCCCAATGCCATCGTGCTTCGGCTGTTGCAAGATCCCACATTTCCCTATTCTGTGGCATTGTCAGTTTAATTTACTGAGCAGTAAGAGAAACATTGCATTGCATTCAAACAACCACCGAATCTTTTTGTTAAACATAATTATCCGCACcagacacaaacagacacatacCACATCCTGCATCCTTTCCTCTGGTTCTGCACACACAGGCAGCTTGGAGGAGTGACAAGAAACAAAAAGGCCCAGCATAAGGACATTACTTCTGCCTGAAATTCAGGTCAACAACCTTTTTTCAGTCATGTTGGTAGTTTGCATCTAAAATGAAACTCAGGTGTTTGGACAAGCTGTGTTCAAAATTTCTTGTTCTGTTTAACATccgttggaaaaaaaaataatacttttcATACAAAGGCTAGAAATTCTCCTCATCTGTAAGCTAAGGAGAAAAAagcacccccccccacacacacacacacacgcctcaACGGATCAAACAAGTCCCACGCCCATGGCCACAGGGAAAGTCAAAAAAGCGGGGAAATTCCTTGTTTACATCCTGCATATACTGACAGTGCAACACGTCAGTGATGTTAGCAAAAGATGAACACTGGCGTCCCCGTGTGGCCTTGTTCTGTAGCACCCTCGGAGCCTTGATGGAGCAGTAAGTAGGATGTTTACAAAGAGCCATCCTCAGGCGGTGCACAGCAGCATCCTGCCAGTCAGTAACCTGCGTGGAGCGGTCGCTCCTCCCCCCGTGGCGCACGGCCGGGTGGACTGGCCCTTTAAGAGGAATAAAGACGACAGCTGAGCTCCGCACGAGCCAAGCGCGGCATCGAGGCTCTTTACATTTCATCGGTAATAAACACCGGGGCTGCACGGATCGTTCTGTACCTCTgtattaaatttctttttaacATCAGGATTCATATGAAGTGGACTTTTAAATCCTAGGAGGAGAAATGCGAGCCGGCGCCCTGCCGGCGTTGCTCTCTGGTGCGTAATTTATTCGGTAAGTCTTATTTGTGTCATTAGCAGACGATGCATTCCGTTTACGCGTCTCCTTTCACGGAACTGAACCCGGTGGCGCAGCGACCCGCAGTCCGcttattgttctttatttgggAGAATAATTCTCACGCTAAAAGCAGGATTTCAGCGCAGAAAGTTGCCATTGTGTATTACTGTAGTGGCCATCTTTGGCTTCTACTTTGAACAGAGGCTGGCGCAGTGTTCACCAGATAACTGCTGTCACAACAGAGATTGCATTCATTGTAATGAGAGAGCGCGATAAATCCAAGGCAAGACCACCATAAAATGTAACTAAGCAACGACAGACGCAGACACTCTGCTGTAATAGTTTCACGGCGCTAAAAACCGACACGAGCTCGGGTCTTTTAATGCTAATGcgcctctgtgaaaatcataaTTCATAAAAGATTTAGACTGAATGCATTTATTGACTGACGCATTAAATTCTAATGGCCTTTAATGTCTTTATCGTACAGTGTTGGTTCATAACGCTCCGCAAGAATGGAAAACACAGACTTTCATTGAGCCTTTTGTCTAAAAGTTATGTTTATTTTGAATGATGGCGTATTGTTTTATAGGCTCTTGGTGCAATAGGGTCCTTTTTCTTGTTAAAGTGCGTTCCTTGATTTCTTCATCACTCACGCAGGCTTGTTTAGTTAAAATGTACACCATCCAGTTTAGTTCACACATATTTTCTAACCTTATTCCACTTTGAATATCTTTAAAGTCTCCAATTTCACCTTTTTGTAAACACCAAGGAAGCAAAACCATTAAACATCTACCGAATTAAATCCTATACAGGAAATATGTGCCTATATATTTCTTATCAAATTATAAATAGTGGAGGGAATGTTTGATTTGGATTTTTCTGTAATCACCTGGGGATGCTGTTAAGCCAGTTAAAGCTTCCCTAAACATGCAGAGGGGAGCATTCTGGGCTGCAGCACTAATTTTGGCACAATGACAATTCTCCACAGGCTGCTGCTTTTCAAACTTCCTACCTTTGTCGTTTCAGGACTTCCTGCACACCAGCCAGGCTGCACCTCAGGGAGCTTCTCCTAATAGAACTAAGTAAATAACAATGGAAGACAAGCGCAAGAAGCGAAGCCCAAAAGTGTCCCTCCCCCAACCGCCTCCACCGCCCATCAACCCCCGCAAGCTCTCCGTCCTGCCTGCCAGCAAAAGTGCCACTTTCTCCCTCGGCCTGCCGCAGCCTCCCTCCCCCAAGA
Above is a window of Oreochromis niloticus isolate F11D_XX linkage group LG19, O_niloticus_UMD_NMBU, whole genome shotgun sequence DNA encoding:
- the tmem39b gene encoding transmembrane protein 39B isoform X2, whose product is MAGGRRGANRTTYCRPPLSSDSGSVGNGNHTTSSPVTGVRSRTRNSPGTCMSSPPLAAQTVVPLKHCKIPELSVDRNVLFELHLFFCHLIALFVHYVNIYKTVWWYPASHPPSHTSLNFHLIDYNMLVFTIIILARRLIAAIVKEASQSGKLSFPHSIFLVMARFAVLTLTGWSLCRSLIYLFRTYSVLSLLFLCYPFGMYIPLFRLSCDFRRAGPLSPITSIGSKEVGSVGRGRDYLTVLKETWKQHTSQLYGVQAMPTHACCLSPDLIRKEVEYLKMDFNWRMKEVLVSSMLSAYYVAFVPVWFVKSTQYVDKRWSCELFILVSVSTSVILMRHLLPPRYCDLLHKAAAHLGCWQKVDPSLCSNVLQHIWTEEYMWPQGVLVKHNKNVYKAMGHYNVAVPSDVSHYRFYFFFNKPLRILNILIILEGAMIFYQLYSLICSEKWHQTISLALILFSNYYAFFKLLRDRIVLGKAYSYSNNSSDHKVS
- the tmem39b gene encoding transmembrane protein 39B isoform X1, which produces MAGGRRGANRTTYCRPPLSSDSGSVGNGNHTTSSPVTGVRSRTSRNSPGTCMSSPPLAAQTVVPLKHCKIPELSVDRNVLFELHLFFCHLIALFVHYVNIYKTVWWYPASHPPSHTSLNFHLIDYNMLVFTIIILARRLIAAIVKEASQSGKLSFPHSIFLVMARFAVLTLTGWSLCRSLIYLFRTYSVLSLLFLCYPFGMYIPLFRLSCDFRRAGPLSPITSIGSKEVGSVGRGRDYLTVLKETWKQHTSQLYGVQAMPTHACCLSPDLIRKEVEYLKMDFNWRMKEVLVSSMLSAYYVAFVPVWFVKSTQYVDKRWSCELFILVSVSTSVILMRHLLPPRYCDLLHKAAAHLGCWQKVDPSLCSNVLQHIWTEEYMWPQGVLVKHNKNVYKAMGHYNVAVPSDVSHYRFYFFFNKPLRILNILIILEGAMIFYQLYSLICSEKWHQTISLALILFSNYYAFFKLLRDRIVLGKAYSYSNNSSDHKVS